Proteins encoded in a region of the Leguminivora glycinivorella isolate SPB_JAAS2020 chromosome 23, LegGlyc_1.1, whole genome shotgun sequence genome:
- the LOC125238370 gene encoding 5-hydroxytryptamine receptor 1-like, whose protein sequence is MVKSRKRKQSSSEPGTRMATQRRNSHGPLPSFIALPSCLFILVSLAATDVAFAAVDFNDSVLNVDLNIYPNSTFNWTLFDDNSTVIKTLHDNIKHTKYSTPVTILMVSIFMIVIFGTIVGNILVCVAVCLVRKLRRPSNYLIVSLAVSDLCVAIMVMPVAMVYDILGTWPFGPVVCDFWVSSDVLSCAASILNLCMISVDRYYAITKPLEYGVKRTPRRMLFCVFIVWMGAAFISLPPVLILGNEKTDTSCSVSQNQGYQIYATFGSFYLPLSVMVVVYYKIFSAARKIVKDEKRAQSHLESHCYLEINVKNGGAAEAKLLGSQPVPPAARGSTASTNTTCSVEKTESSIGRCFSGQRKSNESQCPMLQQPKTPTRPIHTINRSSQMVHTPEIKLPIRDNRRRPSLENKSASNRIRSSLSTFAQKSHIAKDLLHSSQSPHQKKLRFQLAKERKASTTLGIIMSAFVICWLPFFVLALIRPFVEEGTIPDAVSGLFLWLGYINSLLNPIIYATLNRDFRKPFQEILFFRCSNLNHMMREEFYHSQYGDPDHHYCVNTTKVQNYDEGVEIVSTADREETRASESFL, encoded by the exons ATGGTAAAGTCAAGAAAACGAAAGCAATCGTCCTCCGAGCCAGGGACTCGTATGGCGACTCAAAGACGTAACTCCCATGGTCCACTGCCTAGCTTCATTGCTTTACCTTCGTGTCTTTTCATACTAGTGTCTTTAGCGGCAACAGACGTGGCATTCGCCGCGGTAGACTTCAACGACTCTGTTCTCAACGTAGACTTAAACATTTACCCGAACTCCACTTTTAATTGGACGCTTTTCGACGACAACTCAACTGTAATTAAAACTCTTCACGACAATATCAAACACACGAAATATTCTACGCCAGTCACGATTCTTATGGTCTCAATTTTTATGATAGTCATTTTCGGCACGATCGTGGGCAACATTTTAGTTTGCGTCGCGGTTTGCTTGGTGAGGAAACTTCGGAGACCGAGCAATTACTTGATAGTATCGCTGGCGGTGAGCGATTTGTGCGTGGCCATAATGGTTATGCCAGTCGCGATGGTTTACGATATACTCGGCACGTGGCCGTTCGGTCCAGTGGTTTGCGACTTCTGGGTATCCAGCGACGTACTGTCCTGCGCAGCGAGCATTCTCAACCTCTGCATGATATCCGTAGACCGATACTACGCGATCACAAAACCTTTAGAATACGGTGTCAAGCGCACACCAAGAAGAATGCTGTTCTGTGTCTTTATAGTCTGGATGGGAGCGGCGTTCATATCGCTCCCGCCCGTTTTAATACTTGGCAATGAGAAGACTGATACATCATGCTCTGTGTCACAAAACCAGGGGTACCAGATATATGCGACCTTTGGTTCGTTTTATTTGCCACTGTCAGTGATGGTCGTGGTGTACTACAAGATTTTTAGTGCAGCAAGGAAAATAGTGAAGGACGAGAAACGCGCTCAGTCCCATTTGGAGTCGCACTGCTACCTAGAAATTAATGTGAAGAATGGGGGAGCCGCTGAAGCGAAGTTGTTGGGTAGTCAGCCCGTCCCGCCGGCGGCCCGAGGTTCGACGGCCAGCACAAACACTACA TGTAGCGTAGAGAAAACCGAAAGCAGTATAGGACGGTGTTTTAGTGGACAACGCAAGTCCAATGAATCCCAGTGTCCAATGCTTCAGCAGCCTAAAACTCCTACGAGGCCTATTCACACCATCAACAGGTCGTCTCAGATGGTTCACACGCCGGAAATAAAGCTACCCATCAGAGACAATAGACGAAGGCCATCTTTAGAGAACAAGTCAGCTTCGAACCGGATTCGCTCTTCGCTATCGACGTTTGCTCAAAAGAGTCATATAGCTAAAGACCTACTGCATTCATCTCAGTCGCCACATCAAAAGAAATTACGGTTCCAACTGGCTAAGGAGCGGAAAGCGTCCACGACTCTCGGAATAATTATGTCAGCATTCGTTATTTGCTGGCTGCCTTTCTTTGTACTAGCTCTAATAAGGCCTTTTGTCGAGGAGGGCACAATACCCGACGCAGTGAGCGGACTTTTCTTGTGGCTAGGTTATATAAACAGTTTGCTTAATCCTATAATTTACGCGACGCTGAACCGCGATTTTAGGAAACCGTTCCAAGAGATTCTGTTCTTCCGGTGTTCGAACCTGAATCACATGATGCGGGAGGAGTTTTACCATAGTCAGTACGGGGATCCTGACCACCATTATTGCGTGAACACCACGAAGGTTCAGAACTACGATGAAGGGGTGGAGATTGTGTCCACGGCCGATCGCGAGGAGACGCGAGCATCGGAAAGCTTTCTATGA